The DNA window GGTGGAAGATATTGCTTTGGATTTCCGGAATGAAGCGAAGCGGAATGGAGGGAATCCAAAGCGCGGCGCGCTTGCCGTGGCGCTTATGCTGCAAGTATATGGCGAATGGCTTCGTTCCACAAGTCCAGAGGCGTTCTGTACCCTAACCGCTTTCTCGGCATCGTATTGATGTAATGACCGATCCGTTGCATATCCTCCTGTGTCAGATTGTCGAAACTTTTGCCTTTGGGGATAAACCGCCTGACGATGCCGTTCCAATTCTCGTTGATTGCGCGCTCATAACTGCTGTACGGGTGAGCATAGTAGACTTGCGTGTCCCTGCCGTTTTCCATCCCGTCGCTGTCGGAAAACTCAGGCCCGTTGTCGAAGGTAATGGTCTTAAAGATAGCGTTAAAACAACCCTTGTATTCTTGTTGAAGCATATCCAGCACCTCGACGATTTTATTGCTTTCTCTCGTGGCAACATTGAACAGGAACCCTGCGCCGGTCTTTCTTTCCACCAAACTGATGAGGTGTCCCCGCCTGCCTTTGCCTACCATCCCGTCGCCTTCCCAATGTCCGAAATCTTCCCGGGCATCAACGGACGAAGGCCTTTCCTCTATGCTTTTTCCCATAACCCGTTTTCGCTCCCGCCTTGGTTTCTTCGGCTTTCGGCGCACTTTTAAAAGCAGATCGATGTTCTTCACCCTCACAAGCCCGTCGTCTATCCAGTTGTAGAATGTTTTTGTGCTGAACTCTTGGCCCGGAAAGAGGCCGT is part of the Desulfomonilia bacterium genome and encodes:
- a CDS encoding IS30 family transposase: MSQEEYSMERMKRKHLSEEERKIIEREMRYGTGKAGIARLLHRDISTIKREIKRGSVIQRKENPYASRNPKVPDYLEKMVYFWDVGQSAYLRNRQKCGAKNKVIACAEQVQYVEAKILGKEKWSPDAAIGFAKANGLFPGQEFSTKTFYNWIDDGLVRVKNIDLLLKVRRKPKKPRRERKRVMGKSIEERPSSVDAREDFGHWEGDGMVGKGRRGHLISLVERKTGAGFLFNVATRESNKIVEVLDMLQQEYKGCFNAIFKTITFDNGPEFSDSDGMENGRDTQVYYAHPYSSYERAINENWNGIVRRFIPKGKSFDNLTQEDMQRIGHYINTMPRKRLGYRTPLDLWNEAIRHILAA